The Pseudomonas parafulva genome window below encodes:
- a CDS encoding ABC transporter substrate-binding protein, whose protein sequence is MFVRRIPQCLIALCLAAPLAHADAVKIPERLQHADKLVFCGAMDSPPMGFFDAAQKPAGVTVELGQAIAKRLGDKPIDWRVTPFSGLIPALLAGQCDMLADQLFDKPERREVIDMVNYMYSSQAVVVGKGNPKGIHTLDDLSGKKVAVLNGSTIRTLLEAHNEKLKQAGKAPMQVVVYNSDTDAFQALRIQQADAYGTTLETAGYYQGMAPDLFETGVPAFARILTGFGFRKDDPQLSAAVTQIIKDMQADGSYQALLAKWHIEGDKLD, encoded by the coding sequence ATGTTCGTACGCAGGATCCCGCAGTGCCTCATCGCCCTTTGCCTTGCCGCGCCCCTGGCGCATGCCGATGCGGTCAAGATTCCCGAGCGTCTGCAGCACGCCGACAAACTGGTGTTCTGCGGTGCCATGGACTCGCCGCCGATGGGCTTCTTCGACGCCGCGCAGAAACCGGCCGGGGTCACCGTGGAACTGGGCCAGGCGATTGCCAAACGCCTGGGCGACAAGCCCATCGACTGGCGGGTGACGCCCTTCTCCGGGCTGATTCCGGCGCTGCTGGCCGGGCAGTGCGACATGCTCGCCGACCAACTGTTCGACAAGCCCGAACGGCGCGAAGTGATCGACATGGTCAACTACATGTATTCCAGCCAGGCCGTGGTGGTCGGCAAGGGCAACCCCAAGGGCATCCATACCCTGGATGACCTCTCCGGCAAGAAAGTCGCGGTGCTCAACGGCTCCACCATCCGCACCCTGCTCGAAGCCCACAACGAAAAACTCAAGCAGGCCGGCAAAGCGCCCATGCAGGTGGTGGTGTACAACTCCGACACCGACGCTTTCCAAGCCCTACGTATCCAGCAGGCCGATGCCTACGGCACCACCCTGGAAACCGCAGGCTATTACCAGGGCATGGCCCCCGACCTGTTCGAGACCGGCGTGCCGGCCTTCGCCCGCATCCTCACCGGTTTCGGCTTTCGCAAGGACGACCCGCAGTTGAGCGCGGCGGTGACGCAGATCATCAAGGACATGCAGGCCGACGGCAGCTACCAGGCGCTGCTCGCCAAGTGGCACATCGAAGGCGACAAGCTGGACTGA
- a CDS encoding ATP-binding protein → MNSIKDSDTSRTRSLEPGFLRDGGTVATLLQQRDWSASPLGDPQGWPLGLKTLMGTILPAQAQIVLFWGPQYLALYNDAYAPTIGAKHPHALGRPAIEHWRELWDDLEPLLRNVRETGETFSAKDRAFYLERHGVGETVYFDVSYSAVREADGSVGGVLCIVTETTERVQFERRQAFLLALGKALPEIAEAEAIEVHVTRRLGEELRASRVWLAEDLGDGERYRVTRDWVDGVPSQTGEGAWSEHGAQVHAYLQTGHPLFGDRLAGASAEPCASLKVPLLRAGVLEAMLCVDFDRPQVLAVDQCRLVEEAAQLAWSAILHARAQQALHASSAHLEATLLELMTLNATLEERVASMLAERESDLMQLHEARKMETVGQLTGGIAHDFNNMLTPIIATLELIARRPDDTARSARLIEGALQAADRARSLVGRLLSFARRQTLKPQPVSLATLVSDMHELISRSLGPTIAIHIDIAADLPAAVIDPHQLEVALLNLVVNARDAMAQGGHLRISAGLDSAREDRPAGLEAGEVIWLEVADTGCGMSEDVLARCFEPFYSTKGVGKGTGLGLPMVQGLSLQSGGDFAIRSQLGKGTVATLWLPVSADYRPSREDYAQEVPSAQGPVRVLLVDDEAIVRQVTAMQLRDLGYQVTEAASAAEARTLLEQGLALEVLVTDQVMPEQTGAELAKHLRMHLPELPVLIITGYANLTPRELCGFEVLRKPFRRSELARSLARLVPSV, encoded by the coding sequence ATGAACTCAATCAAGGACAGCGATACATCCCGTACTCGCTCGCTTGAGCCCGGCTTTCTGCGCGATGGCGGAACGGTCGCCACGTTGCTGCAGCAGCGGGACTGGAGCGCGTCGCCCCTGGGCGATCCTCAGGGCTGGCCGCTGGGCCTGAAAACCTTGATGGGCACCATTCTTCCTGCCCAGGCGCAAATCGTACTGTTCTGGGGGCCGCAGTACTTAGCGCTGTACAACGATGCGTACGCCCCGACCATCGGCGCCAAGCATCCGCATGCCTTGGGCCGCCCGGCCATCGAGCACTGGCGCGAGCTGTGGGACGACCTTGAGCCGCTGTTGCGCAACGTGCGCGAGACCGGCGAGACGTTTTCTGCCAAGGACCGTGCCTTTTACCTAGAACGTCACGGCGTCGGTGAGACCGTGTATTTCGATGTGTCCTATTCGGCGGTGCGCGAGGCCGATGGCAGTGTCGGCGGCGTGCTGTGCATCGTCACCGAGACCACTGAGCGGGTGCAGTTCGAGCGGCGCCAAGCGTTTCTATTGGCGCTGGGCAAGGCCTTGCCGGAGATCGCCGAGGCCGAGGCCATCGAGGTTCACGTCACACGCAGACTCGGCGAAGAGTTGCGCGCGTCACGGGTGTGGTTGGCCGAGGACCTGGGCGATGGCGAGCGCTATCGTGTCACCCGCGACTGGGTCGACGGCGTACCGTCGCAGACCGGTGAAGGCGCCTGGAGCGAGCACGGCGCACAGGTGCACGCGTATTTGCAGACCGGCCATCCGCTGTTCGGGGATCGTCTGGCCGGCGCATCGGCTGAGCCTTGCGCCAGCCTGAAGGTGCCGTTGTTACGTGCGGGTGTGTTGGAGGCGATGCTGTGCGTGGATTTCGACCGTCCCCAGGTGCTCGCCGTGGACCAGTGTCGCCTGGTGGAAGAAGCCGCCCAACTGGCCTGGTCGGCGATCCTCCATGCCCGCGCCCAACAGGCGTTGCACGCCAGTTCCGCGCACCTGGAAGCCACGCTGCTGGAATTGATGACGCTCAATGCCACGCTGGAGGAGCGCGTCGCCAGCATGCTGGCAGAGCGTGAGTCGGACCTCATGCAGTTGCACGAAGCGCGCAAGATGGAAACCGTCGGTCAGCTCACTGGCGGTATTGCCCATGACTTCAACAACATGCTCACGCCCATCATCGCTACGCTGGAGCTGATCGCACGACGCCCCGACGACACCGCGCGCTCGGCGCGCCTGATCGAAGGTGCGCTGCAGGCGGCGGACCGCGCCCGCAGCCTGGTCGGCCGCCTGCTCAGCTTTGCCCGGCGCCAGACCCTCAAGCCGCAACCGGTGTCACTGGCGACGCTGGTCAGCGACATGCACGAACTGATCAGCCGTTCGCTGGGGCCGACCATCGCTATCCACATCGACATTGCCGCCGACCTGCCCGCCGCGGTGATCGATCCGCATCAATTGGAGGTGGCGCTGCTCAACCTGGTGGTCAACGCCCGTGACGCCATGGCTCAGGGCGGTCACCTGCGGATCAGCGCCGGCCTGGACAGCGCGCGCGAGGATCGTCCGGCAGGCTTGGAGGCAGGCGAGGTGATCTGGTTGGAGGTGGCCGACACCGGCTGCGGCATGAGTGAAGACGTGCTGGCCCGCTGTTTCGAACCGTTCTATTCCACCAAGGGCGTCGGCAAGGGTACCGGGCTGGGACTGCCCATGGTTCAGGGGCTGTCGCTGCAGTCCGGCGGCGACTTCGCCATCCGCTCGCAACTGGGCAAGGGGACGGTAGCGACGCTGTGGTTACCAGTGAGTGCCGATTACCGGCCAAGCCGGGAAGACTACGCACAGGAGGTGCCCAGCGCCCAAGGGCCGGTGCGGGTGCTGTTGGTGGACGACGAAGCTATCGTGCGTCAGGTGACGGCCATGCAGTTGCGCGATCTGGGCTACCAGGTCACCGAGGCCGCCAGTGCCGCCGAAGCACGGACGCTGCTGGAGCAGGGCTTGGCGCTGGAGGTGCTGGTCACCGATCAGGTGATGCCCGAGCAGACTGGGGCCGAGCTGGCCAAGCACTTACGCATGCATCTGCCCGAACTGCCTGTGCTGATCATCACCGGTTACGCCAACCTCACGCCCCGTGAACTGTGCGGGTTCGAGGTGCTGCGCAAACCCTTTCGGCGGAGCGAGCTGGCCCGTAGCCTGGCGCGGCTGGTGCCGTCGGTCTGA
- a CDS encoding amino acid ABC transporter permease: MNFNWDVFWQYLLRPSDIYLYGLWLTCVIAVSAMLLGCLLGLLAALMRLSSNPLLQYPVRCYVWLMRGTPLLVQIVFLYTALAAGGIFRFQDLDLGLFVLPGNIQAAIIALGLNEGAYMAEIIRAGIGAVDKGQYEAGRSLGMTFARLMRRIVLPQALRVIVPPLGNEFNVMLKNTTLVSVIGVQELLLSTQMVTSATFRVFELYLVVAIYFLALTTLWGLFQRWLEKRFGRADGHVASAPRRMFGLQAMKLLRGR; the protein is encoded by the coding sequence ATGAATTTCAATTGGGACGTGTTTTGGCAATACCTGCTGCGACCCAGCGACATCTACCTGTACGGCCTGTGGCTGACCTGCGTGATCGCGGTCAGCGCCATGCTCCTGGGGTGTCTGCTGGGCCTGTTGGCAGCCCTGATGCGGCTGTCGTCCAACCCGCTGCTGCAATATCCGGTGCGCTGCTACGTGTGGCTGATGCGCGGTACGCCACTGCTGGTGCAGATCGTGTTTCTCTACACCGCACTGGCCGCCGGCGGCATCTTCCGCTTCCAGGACCTGGACCTGGGGCTGTTCGTGCTGCCCGGCAACATCCAGGCAGCGATCATCGCCCTGGGCCTGAACGAAGGCGCCTACATGGCCGAGATCATCCGCGCCGGCATCGGCGCGGTAGACAAGGGCCAGTACGAGGCCGGACGCTCGCTGGGCATGACCTTTGCTCGACTGATGCGGCGCATCGTGCTGCCCCAGGCGTTGCGGGTGATCGTGCCGCCGCTGGGCAACGAGTTCAACGTGATGCTCAAGAACACCACGCTGGTCAGCGTGATCGGCGTTCAGGAACTGCTGCTGAGCACACAGATGGTCACCTCCGCGACCTTCCGGGTGTTCGAGCTGTATCTGGTGGTCGCGATCTACTTCCTGGCACTGACCACGCTCTGGGGCCTGTTCCAGCGCTGGCTGGAGAAACGTTTCGGGCGCGCCGACGGCCACGTGGCGTCGGCACCACGACGAATGTTCGGCCTGCAGGCCATGAAACTGCTGAGGGGGCGCTGA
- a CDS encoding polyamine ABC transporter substrate-binding protein, whose product MRTSLPSLAALGLLACVNAQADQSLVRFYNWSDYIGPDTLKAFDQASGIKVQYDVFDTNEMLEAKLLSGHSGYDLVVPSSQFLTKQINAGIYQPLDRSQLPNWKHLDPRLMQRLEAADPGNRFAVPYMWGTVGIGYNVAKVKAVLGDNAPVDSWDLVFKPENLAKLHQCGVAFLDAPVKIIPQALHYLGLDPNSQNPDDYRKASALLQKLAPSVTYFHSSRYTTDLANGDICVAIGYSGDVMQAQSHAKEAGKPIDIRYSIPKEGANLWFDMLAIPRDAQNPKGALALIDYLLRPEVIAKVSDYVGYANPNRDATALLDPKVRDNPGIYPSDAVIEKLFVSADLPPKIQRVMTREWTRIKTGQ is encoded by the coding sequence ATGCGCACATCCCTGCCGTCCCTCGCCGCACTTGGCCTGTTGGCCTGCGTCAACGCCCAGGCCGACCAGTCACTGGTACGCTTCTACAACTGGTCCGACTACATTGGCCCCGACACCCTCAAGGCGTTCGATCAGGCCAGCGGCATCAAGGTCCAGTACGACGTCTTCGACACCAACGAGATGCTCGAAGCCAAGCTGCTCTCCGGCCACTCCGGCTATGACTTGGTGGTGCCGTCCAGCCAGTTCCTCACCAAGCAGATCAACGCCGGCATCTACCAGCCGCTGGACCGTAGCCAGTTACCCAACTGGAAGCACCTGGACCCGCGACTGATGCAACGCCTTGAGGCCGCCGACCCTGGCAACCGCTTCGCGGTACCCTACATGTGGGGCACCGTGGGCATTGGCTACAACGTCGCCAAGGTCAAGGCCGTGCTCGGCGACAACGCGCCGGTGGACTCCTGGGACCTGGTGTTCAAACCGGAAAACCTGGCCAAGCTCCATCAGTGCGGTGTGGCCTTCCTCGATGCGCCGGTGAAGATCATTCCTCAGGCCCTGCACTACCTCGGCCTGGATCCCAACAGCCAGAATCCCGACGATTACCGCAAGGCCTCGGCCCTGTTGCAGAAACTGGCGCCGTCGGTGACCTATTTCCACTCCTCGCGCTACACCACGGACCTGGCCAATGGCGACATCTGCGTGGCGATCGGCTACTCGGGCGATGTCATGCAGGCGCAGAGCCACGCCAAGGAAGCCGGCAAGCCCATCGACATCCGCTACTCGATCCCCAAGGAGGGCGCCAACCTGTGGTTCGACATGCTCGCCATCCCGCGTGACGCGCAGAACCCCAAGGGCGCCTTGGCGCTGATCGACTACCTGCTGCGCCCCGAGGTGATCGCCAAGGTCAGCGACTACGTCGGTTATGCCAACCCCAACCGCGACGCCACCGCCCTGCTCGACCCCAAGGTGCGCGATAACCCCGGCATCTACCCCAGCGACGCGGTGATCGAGAAACTGTTCGTCTCCGCCGACCTGCCGCCGAAGATCCAGCGCGTGATGACCCGCGAATGGACCCGGATCAAGACTGGCCAATGA
- a CDS encoding GntR family transcriptional regulator: protein MHLVSPYPRQPATAEEEAYAFLLDAICKGRYRTGDRLIAEDIANDIGMSRMPVREAFRRLAAEGLVNLRPNRGAIVSGLNIEEMREVFEMRSALEGLAIRLAVAHLNERHLNRLERLLDEMDECRDDSAEWIGRHRAFHHYLCSLAERPRLLRQISALYSVIEPHLRLWLQHVDKPLSAREEHAAILDALRSGDAVQAQRVLCEHIEGTVPSLLEFLEATGT, encoded by the coding sequence ATGCATCTGGTCTCGCCCTACCCCCGTCAGCCCGCCACCGCCGAAGAAGAGGCCTACGCCTTTCTACTCGACGCCATCTGCAAGGGCCGCTACCGCACCGGTGACCGGCTGATCGCCGAAGACATCGCCAATGACATCGGCATGAGCCGCATGCCGGTGCGCGAGGCGTTCCGCCGCCTGGCCGCCGAAGGCCTGGTGAACCTGCGGCCGAACCGTGGCGCCATCGTCAGCGGCCTGAACATCGAAGAAATGCGTGAAGTGTTCGAGATGCGCAGCGCCCTCGAAGGCCTGGCCATCCGCCTCGCCGTCGCGCACCTGAACGAACGCCACCTCAATCGCCTGGAGCGGTTGCTCGACGAGATGGACGAGTGCCGCGACGACAGCGCCGAATGGATCGGCCGTCACCGCGCCTTTCATCACTACCTGTGCAGCCTGGCCGAGCGCCCGCGCCTGCTGCGCCAGATCAGCGCGCTGTACTCGGTGATCGAGCCGCACCTGCGCCTGTGGCTGCAGCATGTCGACAAACCCTTGAGCGCCCGCGAAGAACACGCCGCCATCCTCGATGCCTTGCGCAGCGGCGATGCCGTCCAGGCCCAGCGCGTGCTCTGCGAACACATCGAGGGCACGGTGCCCTCGCTGCTGGAATTCCTCGAAGCAACGGGCACCTGA
- a CDS encoding gamma-glutamyltransferase family protein, producing MLDFSAHEYPYASQRQSVFARNGMVATSQPLAAEAGIAMLRAGGNAIDAAIATAAALTVVEPTGCAIGGDAFALVWVKDQLHGLDASGRAPASLSIEAVKAAGHDKMPVHGWLPVTVPGIPSAWAALSERFGKLPFADLLQPAIALARDGFPVSPVVAHQWRIAQDEYQASLEREPALQAWFDTFLIDGQAPQAGQLFRNPAQARSLAELAETRCESFYRGPLAQRLADHAAASGGHLSAADLAGYRPKWVEPIKLNYRGYDVWEIPPSGQGLIALMTLNILQGYTFDQRDSQLTWHRQLEAMKKAYADGLHYITDPEHMRMATEQLLGEAYAARRRAEIGERAQAPLHGDPHASGTVYIATADGEGNMVSFIQSAYHGFGSGVVLPDSGIGLQNRGSEFSLDPGHSNALAPGKQTFHTIIPGFLSKDGVAVGPFGVMGGYMQPQGHVQMVMNLVDFGLNPQAALDAPRWQWLGEMKVGIEQGASRDLAFALARRGHQVEIAHDLTDFGRGQIIVRDPVTGVLCGGTEPRADSHIAVC from the coding sequence ATGCTTGATTTCTCCGCCCACGAATACCCCTACGCCTCCCAGCGCCAAAGCGTCTTCGCCCGCAATGGCATGGTCGCCACCTCGCAGCCCCTGGCGGCCGAGGCCGGCATCGCCATGCTGCGCGCCGGCGGCAACGCCATCGACGCCGCCATCGCCACCGCTGCCGCGCTCACAGTGGTCGAGCCCACCGGCTGCGCCATCGGCGGCGACGCGTTCGCGCTGGTTTGGGTCAAAGACCAGTTGCACGGCCTGGACGCCAGCGGCCGCGCCCCGGCGTCGCTGTCGATCGAGGCGGTAAAGGCCGCCGGTCACGACAAGATGCCCGTGCACGGCTGGCTGCCAGTCACAGTGCCCGGCATCCCCTCGGCCTGGGCCGCGCTGTCCGAGCGCTTCGGCAAGTTGCCCTTCGCCGACCTGCTGCAACCGGCCATCGCCCTGGCCCGCGATGGCTTCCCGGTGTCGCCGGTGGTCGCCCATCAGTGGCGCATTGCCCAGGACGAATACCAGGCGAGCCTGGAACGCGAACCGGCCCTGCAAGCCTGGTTCGACACCTTCCTGATCGACGGGCAGGCACCCCAGGCGGGCCAGTTGTTCCGCAATCCGGCCCAGGCCCGCAGCCTGGCCGAGCTGGCCGAAACCCGCTGCGAAAGCTTCTACCGCGGCCCGCTGGCCCAGCGCCTGGCCGACCATGCGGCAGCCAGCGGTGGACACCTGAGCGCCGCCGACCTGGCCGGCTACCGGCCCAAATGGGTCGAGCCGATCAAGCTCAACTACCGCGGCTATGACGTCTGGGAGATTCCGCCAAGCGGCCAGGGTCTGATCGCGCTGATGACCCTCAACATTCTCCAGGGCTACACCTTCGACCAGCGCGACAGCCAGCTCACCTGGCATCGCCAGCTCGAGGCCATGAAGAAGGCCTACGCCGACGGACTGCACTACATTACCGACCCCGAACACATGCGCATGGCCACCGAGCAGTTGCTGGGCGAAGCCTACGCCGCCCGCCGCCGCGCCGAGATCGGCGAGCGCGCCCAGGCCCCGCTGCACGGCGATCCGCACGCCAGCGGCACGGTGTACATTGCCACCGCCGACGGCGAAGGCAACATGGTCTCGTTCATCCAGAGCGCCTACCACGGGTTCGGCTCCGGCGTGGTGCTGCCCGACAGCGGCATCGGCCTGCAAAACCGCGGCTCGGAGTTCAGTCTCGACCCTGGGCATTCCAACGCGCTGGCGCCGGGCAAGCAGACCTTCCACACCATCATCCCGGGCTTTCTCAGCAAGGACGGCGTGGCGGTCGGTCCATTCGGCGTGATGGGCGGCTACATGCAGCCCCAGGGCCATGTGCAGATGGTGATGAACCTGGTGGACTTCGGCCTCAATCCCCAGGCCGCCCTGGATGCCCCGCGCTGGCAGTGGCTGGGCGAGATGAAGGTCGGTATCGAACAAGGCGCCTCGCGAGATCTGGCCTTCGCCCTGGCCCGGCGTGGACACCAAGTGGAAATCGCCCATGACCTGACCGATTTCGGCCGCGGCCAGATCATCGTGCGCGACCCTGTCACGGGCGTGCTGTGCGGCGGCACCGAGCCGCGAGCGGATTCGCATATCGCGGTCTGTTGA
- a CDS encoding amino acid ABC transporter ATP-binding protein has product MTGTHHPVVIQANDVHKSFGELQILKGVSLEVHKGEVVVLIGASGSGKTTFIRCINLLEDIQGGSIRVNGELMGYRERPDGKRVRDSESNIARRRRDIGMVFQRFNLFPHMTVLENIIEAPTGVLGVPRAEALEQARALLARVRMSDKAEHYPAQLSGGQQQRVAIARALAMKPQAMLFDEPTSALDPETVGEVLQVMKELAEDGMTMVVVTHEMGFAREVADRVVVLHQGELIEQGPPAQVFGNPHHPRTREFLSRVL; this is encoded by the coding sequence ATGACGGGCACACATCACCCGGTGGTGATCCAGGCGAACGACGTGCACAAGTCGTTCGGCGAACTGCAGATCCTCAAGGGCGTGTCCCTGGAGGTGCACAAAGGCGAGGTGGTGGTGCTGATCGGCGCCTCCGGCTCCGGCAAGACCACCTTCATCCGCTGCATCAACCTGCTCGAGGACATCCAGGGCGGCAGCATCCGCGTCAACGGCGAGCTCATGGGCTACCGCGAGCGCCCTGACGGCAAGCGCGTACGTGACTCCGAAAGCAACATCGCCCGCCGCCGTCGCGACATCGGCATGGTGTTCCAGCGCTTCAACCTGTTCCCGCACATGACGGTGCTGGAGAACATCATCGAGGCCCCGACCGGCGTGCTCGGCGTGCCCCGCGCCGAGGCACTGGAGCAGGCCCGAGCGCTGCTGGCCCGGGTGCGCATGAGCGACAAGGCCGAGCACTACCCTGCGCAGCTTTCAGGTGGGCAGCAGCAGCGCGTCGCCATCGCCCGCGCGCTGGCCATGAAGCCCCAGGCCATGCTGTTCGACGAACCCACCAGCGCCCTCGATCCGGAGACCGTTGGCGAAGTGCTGCAGGTCATGAAGGAGCTGGCCGAGGACGGCATGACCATGGTGGTCGTGACCCACGAGATGGGCTTCGCCCGCGAAGTGGCCGACCGCGTGGTGGTGCTGCACCAGGGCGAGCTGATCGAGCAAGGCCCGCCGGCCCAAGTGTTCGGTAACCCTCACCACCCGCGCACGCGGGAATTTCTCAGCCGCGTCCTGTAG
- a CDS encoding aldo/keto reductase, producing the protein MKYRALGNTGLLVSELVVGTVPFGGRGAFGKTGSVDVDLARRQFDLAFEAGVNLVDTADLYSHGLAEEIVGKALGAKRQSIILASKARSPMGDNPNDSGASRYHLIRACEASLKRLGTDHIDLYQIHNWDGITPVEETLAALEHLVQSGKVRYFGTSNYTAWQMMKTLGSARLNGWQQPVSQQIYYTPEAREAEYELLPMALDQGLATLVWGPLGEGLLTGKVRRGQQTPPGTRQGNNWPEPYVHDRERAYDIIETLIEVGQRHGCSPARVCLAWLKDRPGITSVITAGRSLEQLQDNLQAVDLVLTAEDLAQIEQATRIAPQYPYWHRIAAEMDRIDPAEAPFIALYRETMKQRGE; encoded by the coding sequence ATGAAGTATCGAGCACTCGGCAACACTGGCCTGTTGGTATCCGAGCTGGTGGTGGGCACGGTCCCATTCGGTGGGCGTGGCGCATTCGGGAAAACCGGCAGTGTGGACGTTGATCTGGCTCGACGTCAGTTCGACCTGGCGTTCGAGGCGGGAGTCAACCTGGTCGACACCGCTGACTTGTACTCTCACGGTTTGGCTGAGGAAATCGTCGGCAAAGCACTGGGTGCCAAACGTCAGTCGATCATTCTCGCCAGCAAGGCGCGCAGCCCGATGGGGGATAACCCCAACGACAGCGGTGCCTCGCGTTATCACCTGATCCGCGCCTGCGAGGCCAGCCTCAAGCGCCTGGGCACTGACCATATCGACCTGTACCAGATCCACAACTGGGACGGTATCACCCCGGTGGAGGAAACCCTGGCGGCGCTGGAACACTTGGTGCAGAGCGGCAAGGTCCGCTATTTCGGCACTTCCAACTATACCGCCTGGCAGATGATGAAGACCCTGGGCAGCGCGCGACTCAATGGCTGGCAACAGCCGGTGTCGCAGCAAATCTATTACACCCCCGAGGCACGCGAGGCGGAGTACGAACTGCTGCCGATGGCGCTGGACCAAGGCTTGGCGACCCTCGTATGGGGGCCGCTGGGCGAGGGTCTGCTTACCGGCAAGGTGCGCCGTGGTCAGCAGACGCCGCCAGGCACACGCCAGGGTAATAACTGGCCAGAACCCTACGTGCATGACCGTGAGCGCGCCTACGACATCATCGAGACCTTGATCGAAGTTGGTCAGCGCCACGGCTGTTCGCCGGCGCGGGTGTGCCTGGCATGGCTCAAGGACCGCCCGGGCATCACCAGTGTGATCACTGCTGGCCGTTCGCTCGAGCAGTTGCAAGACAACCTGCAGGCGGTGGATCTGGTGCTGACGGCCGAGGATCTGGCACAGATCGAGCAAGCTACTCGCATTGCACCGCAGTATCCCTACTGGCATCGGATTGCAGCCGAGATGGATCGCATCGACCCGGCCGAGGCGCCGTTCATCGCACTGTATCGTGAAACCATGAAGCAGCGCGGCGAATGA